The following coding sequences are from one Neurospora crassa OR74A linkage group I, whole genome shotgun sequence window:
- a CDS encoding xylitol dehydrogenase, with protein MATDGKSNLSFVLNKPLDVCFQDKPVPKINSPHDVLVAVNYTGICGSDVHYWLHGAIGHFVVKDPMVLGHESAGTIVAVGDAVKTLSVGDRVALEPGYPCRRCVHCLSGHYNLCPEMRFAATPPYDGTLTGFWTAPADFCYKLPETVSLQEGALIEPLAVAVHITKQAKIQPGQTVVVMGAGPVGLLCAAVAKAYGASKVVSVDIVPSKLEFAKSFAATHTYLSQRVSPEENARNIIAAADLGEGADAVIDASGAEPSIQAALHVVRQGGHYVQGGMGKDNITFPIMALCIKEVTASGSFRYGSGDYRLAIQLVEQGKVDVKKLVNGVVPFKNAEEAFKKVKEGEVIKILIAGPNEDVEGSLDTTVDEKKLNEAKACGGSGCC; from the exons ATGGCTACCGACGGCAAGTCT aACCTCTCCTTCGTCCTTAACAAGCCCCTCGACGTCTGCTTCCAGGACAAGCCCGTCCCCAAGATCAACTCCCCCCATGACGTACTCGTCGCCGTCAACTACACCGGCATCTGCGGCTCCGATGTCCACTACTGGCTCCATGGCGCTATCGGCCACTTTGTTGTGAAGGACCCCATGGTTCTCGGCCACGAGTCCGCCGGTACTATTGTTGCCGTCGGCGATGCCGTCAAGACTCTTTCCGTCGGCGACCGTGTCGCCCTCGAGCCCGGCTACCCCTGCCGCCGCTGCGTCCACTGCCTTTCCGGCCACTACAACCTCTGCCCCGAAATGCGGTTCGCCGCCACCCCTCCTTACGACGGCACCCTGACCGGCTTCTGGACCGCCCCCGCCGACTTCTGCTACAAGCTCCCCGAGACCGTCTCGCTCCAGGAGGGTGCCCTGATCGAGCCCCTCGCTGTCGCCGTCCACATCACCAAGCAGGCCAAGATCCAGCCCGGTCAGACCGTGGTCGTTATGGGCGCCGGCCCCGTCGGCCTCCTCTGCGCCGCCGTTGCCAAGGCCTACGGCGCCTCCAAGGTTGTCTCGGTCGACATTGTCCCCTCCAAGCTCGAGTTCGCCAAGTCGTTCGCCGCCACCCACACCTACCTCTCGCAGCGCGTGTCGCCCGAGGAGAACGCGCGCAACATCATCGCGGCCGCCGACCTTGGCGAGGGTGCCGATGCCGTCATTGACGCCAGCGGCGCTGAGCCCTCCATCCAGGCGGCACTCCACGTCGTCCGTCAGGGCGGCCACTACGTCCAGGGCGGTATGGGCAAGGACAACATCACCTTCCCCATTATGGCGCTCTGCATCAAGGAGGTCACGGCTAGCGGCTCGTTCCGCTACGGCAGCGGTGACTACAGGCTGGCTATTCAGCTTGTTGAGCAGGGCAAGGTTGATGTCAAGAAGCTCGTCAACGGCGTTGTTCCCTTCAAGAATGCCGAGGAGGCTttcaagaaggtcaaggagggTGAGGTTATCAAGATCCTCATTGCTGGCCCTAAcgaggatgtcgagggtAGTCTTGATACTACTGTTGATGAGAAGAAGCTGAATGAGGCCAAGGCTTGCGGTGGTTCTGGCTGCTGCTAA
- the gh2-1 gene encoding beta-mannosidase, translated as MSPRSVIPIDKNWRFKQADKEHSKFLPVAQFPTNVHLDLLHHGLIPDPFIGKNELDVQWVGEAQWTYKTTFKGASVPENGKAVLAFDGLDTFATVKLNGSTILEADNMFIPERVEVTSLLKEDDNELVIDFDSAYLRGWKLVEKYPDHKWGCWNGDNSRLAVRKAQYHWGWDWGPTLLTCGPWRPINLEIFESRLADLNIQSTVPEDLKSADIEVTAEVEGKADKVRFDISLDGTQVASETVQVSSGKATGSFTLENPSLWYPIRYGKQPLYQVKATLVSGDSEEDEVEKRVGLRRAELIQRPLKGQPGKSFFFQVNNIPLYCGGSDWIPADNFIPRITKERYHDWIKLVADGNQFMIRVWGGGIYEEQAFYDACDELGILVWQDFMFGCGNYPAWPALLESIKREAYENVKLLRHHPSIVIWAGNNEDYQYQESVNLTYKYEDKNADNWLKTDFPARYIYEKILPNVCSELIPSTYYHPGSPWGDGVDTHDPTVGDIHQWNVWHGTQEKWQNFDKLGGRFVSEFGMQAFPNVKTIDAYLPLGKSDPDRYPQSSTVDFHNKADGHERRIALYLVENMRYGPDPLEQFVYATQLMQGECLASAYRLWKRQWKGPGREYCGGALVWQINDCWPVTSWSIADYYLRPKMAYFTVKREMAPVSIGITRTEHRHPRDRYTRVNVDVSTKVEVWASNLTLEDLEVDCLVKAWDVETGEQTFNEMVVERVTLPENRSTEIDAREVPIIAGGGKNQEKRTVVAAYLFDRDGKQIARYVNWPEPLKYLHLQKPKELKVVLSEDGTAVEISAEVPIKGLVVETEDDSVVFEDNLVDIVPNEVVRIGVKGATKETKLEARYLGML; from the exons ATGTCTCCCCGCTCCGTAATCCCCATCGACAAGAACTGGAGGTTCAAACAAGCCGACAAGGAGCACAGCAAGTTCCTGCCCGTCGCTCAGTTCCCTACCAATGTCCACCTagacctcctccaccacggcTTGATCCCCGATCCCTTTATCGGCAAGAACGAGCTCGACGTTCAGTGGGTCGGCGAGGCCCAATGGACTTACAAGACTACCTTCAAGGGAGCCAGTGTTCCCGAGAATGGCAAGGCCGTCCTGGCCTTTGACGGCCTCGACACCTTCGCCACTGTCAAGCTCAACGGCAGCACTATCCTTGAGGCAGACAACATGTTCATCCCCGAGCGTGTTGAAGTTACGTCTTTGCTCAAAGAGGATGATAACGAGCTTGTCATTGACTTTGACAGTGCTTACCTCAGGGGATGGAAGCTAGTTGAGAAGTATCCCGATCACAAGTGGGGGTGCTGGAACGGTGATAACTCGAGACTGGCCGTGAGGAAAGCGCAGTATCACTGG GGATGGGATTGGGGCCCGACCCTCCTGACCTGCGGTCCCTGGAGGCCTATCAACCTGGAGATCTTCGAAAGCAGGCTAGCAGACCTTAACATTCAATCGACTGTTCCGGAGGACCTCAAGTCTGCCGATATCGAGGTTACTGCTGAGGTCGAGGGCAAGGCAGACAAAGTGCGGTTCGATATTTCCCTCGACGGCACGCAAGTTGCCTCGGAAACTGTCCAAGTCAGTTCTGGCAAGGCCACGGGTTCGTTCACCCTTGAGAATCCTTCACTCTGGTACCCCATTCGATATGGCAAGCAACCCCTGTATCAGGTCAAGGCTACTCTTGTTTCCGGTGATagcgaggaagacgaagTCGAGAAGAGGGTCGGGTTGCGCAGAGCTGAGCTCATCCAGCGACCACTTAAGGGCCAGCCCGGCaaaagcttcttcttccaagtcAACAACATACCCCTTTACTGCGGTGGCAGCGACTGGATTCCTGCCGACAACTTCATCCCTCGGATCACCAAGGAGAGATATCACGACTGGATCAAGCTTGTGGCCGACGGCAACCAGTTCATGATCCGCGTCTGGGGCGGCGGTATCTACGAAGAGCAAGCCTTCTACGACGCCTGCGACGAGCTCGGCATTCTCGTATGGCAAGACTTCATGTTCGGCTGCGGCAATTACCCTGCCTGGCCTGCCCTTCTCGAGTCCATCAAGCGCGAAGCCTACGAGAACGTCAAGCTTCTGCGTCACCACCCTTCCATCGTCATCTGGGCCGGAAACAACGAAGACTACCAGTACCAGGAAAGCGTCAACCTCACCTACAAGTACGAGGACAAGAACGCCGACAACTGGCTCAAGACCGACTTCCCCGCCCGCTACATCTACGAGAAGATCCTCCCCAATGTCTGCTCCGAGCTTATCCCATCCACTTACTACCACCCGGGCTCACCCTGGGGCGACGGCGTCGACACACACGACCCTACCGTGGGCGACATCCACCAATGGAACGTGTGGCACGGCACCCAAGAGAAATGGCAAAACTTTGACAAGCTCGGCGGCCGCTTCGTGTCCGAGTTCGGCATGCAAGCCTTCCCCAACGTCAAGACCATTGACGCCTACCTGCCCCTCGGCAAGAGCGATCCCGATCGGTACCCTCAATCCTCCACAGTAGACTTCCACAACAAAGCCGACGGGCATGAGCGGCGCATCGCGCTCTACCTGGTGGAAAACATGCGCTACGGGCCTGACCCGCTCGAGCAGTTTGTGTATGCCACCCAGCTCATGCAGGGCGAGTGTCTGGCCTCAGCCTACCGGCTCTGGAAGCGGCAGTGGAAGGGCCCCGGCAGGGAGTACTGCGGCGGCGCGCTGGTATGGCAGATCAACGACTGCTGGCCGGTCACGAGCTGGAGCATTGCCGACTATTATCTGCGACCCAAGATGGCCTATTTCACGGTCAAGAGGGAGATGGCGCCCGTGAGCATTGGTATCACCAGGACGGAGCACCGCCACCCCAGGGATCGGTACACGCGCGTGAATGTGGATGTGAGCACCAAGGTGGAGGTGTGGGCAAGTAACCTGACGCTCGAGGACCTCGAGGTCGATTGTCTTGTGAAGGCGTGGGACGTCGAGACAGGCGAGCAGACGTTCAACGAGATGGTTGTCGAGCGGGTCACCCTCCCGGAGAACAGGTCGACGGAGATTGACGCCAGGGAGGTGCCCATTATCGCGGGCGGTGGAAAAAACCAGGAGAAGCGCACGGTTGTGGCGGCGTACTTGTTTGATCGCGATGGCAAACAGATTGCTAGGTATGTGAACTGGCCTGAACCGCTCAAGTATCTGCATCTGCAGAAGCCGAAGGAGCTTAAGGTGGTGCTGTCGGAGGATGGCACGGCGGTGGAAATCAGCGCCGAGGTGCCGATCAAGGGTCTGGTGGTGGAGACGGAGGATGATTCGGTGGTGTTTGAGGATAATTTGGTTGATATTGTGCCGAACGAGGTGGTGAGGATTGGGGTCAAGGGGGCCACCAAGGAGACGAAGCTCGAGGCTAGATATTTGGGGATGTTATGA
- a CDS encoding RAB family GTPase encodes MTRPRRSSATSEESAGTGREQELGSMYDYLAKIILLGPSGSGKSCLLHRFVKSEWRVLSSQTIGVEFASKIIKVGTGARRKRIKLQLWDTAGTERFRSVSRSYYRGAAGAVLCYDITSHNSFSNLQPFLNDARALASPNLSLILVGNKLDLAGGGHPGDEEDLLGPLPPPTPSSTSAHSIPYTISSVHTGSAGVSVAGTPLQAGSYASSTTSTIRPGDSTSTSYGYGLGSQLQATVAPDGREVSAVDASRWASMVNVPVTMEVSAFSGEGVDEVFGRLARMILTKIELGEIDPDDPMSGIQYGDYVGGWSGGASDGASIKSSMTGDEQGTRNRRRKPRRGVQGLREWEEVFTLTSGRRRNNGCC; translated from the exons ATGACAAGACCTAGGCGGTCATCCGCTACGAGCGAGGAGAGCGCGGGGACTGGGAGAGAGCAG GAACTGGGGAGTATGTACGATTACCTCGCAAAGATCATCCTCCTTGGGCCAAGCGGGTCAGGAAA ATCCTGCCTCCTTCATCGCTTCGTGAAAAGCGAATGGCGCGTTCTCTCCTCCCAAACAATCGGCGTCGAATTCGCCTCCAAAATCATAAAAGTCGGCACCGGCGCCCGCCGGAAGCGCATCAAGCTACAACTCTGGGACACTGCCGGAACCGAGCGCTTCCGCTCCGTGTCCCGCTCCTACTACCGCGGCGCCGCTGGAGCCGTGCTCTGCTACGACATTACATCCCACAACAGCTTCTCCAACCTACAGCCCTTTCTCAACGACGCCCGCGCGCTCGCCTCGCCGAACCTGAGTCTCATCCTGGTGGGGAACAAACTCGACCTAGCCGGAGGCGGCCATCCCGGTGACGAAGAGGACCTGCTCGGCCCGCTGCCGCCACCTACACCAAGCAGTACCAGCGCGCATAGCATTCCGTATACGATTAGTAGTGTGCATACGGGGAGCGCGGGCGTCAGCGTGGCCGGGACGCCGTTGCAAGCGGGGAGCTACGCTTCGTCTACTACATCTACCATCCGCCCGGGGGACAGTACGAGTACGAGTTACGGGTATGGACTCGGGTCACAGCTACAAGCTACGGTGGCGCCGGATGGACGAGAGGTTTCGGCGGTAGACGCGAGTCGATGGGCAAGTATGGTCAATGTACCAGTGACAATGGAAGTCAGCGCCTTCAGCGGCGAGGGTGTTGACGAGGTGTTTGGGAGACTGGCGAGGATGATCTTGACCAAGATTGAGTTGGGCGAGATTGACCCAGACGATCCGATGAGCGGGATCCAGTATGGCGATTACGTGGGTGGATGGAGCGGTGGTGCGAGCGATGGAGCAAGTATTAAAAGTTCCATGACCGGGGACGAACAGGGAACAAGAAATCGGAGGCGCAAGCCAAGGCGTGGAGTCCAGGGGTTGAGGGAGTGGGAGGAAGTCTTTACGCTCACCAGTGGCAGAAGGAGGAAcaatggttgttgttga
- a CDS encoding 3-hydroxyacyl-CoA dehydrogenase, translating to MIIEGRTFVVSGGASGLGRACVRDIVKSGGNAAVLDMNEETGAALAKELGSSIRFFQCDVTDTESIASVVESTLEWIKETGKPLGGIIPAAGVGSPGLMLDKSLNPLSLSSIDFVLSINLRGVLDLVRQFLPALASSPAYGPDGEHGVVIMVASSAAFDGQMGQVSYAASKGAVAAMTLPMARDLSRFGIRVVTIAPSMFDSAMTAMMSDKVRTGLKKAMEFPSRAGQPEEFASLARQAIENVMLNGVVIRLDGATRMPSKL from the exons ATGATTATCGAAGGAAGGACATTTGTCGTCTCGGGCGG TGCTTCTGGCCTCGGCCGTGCCTGCGTTCGGGACATTGTCAAGTCGGGCGGTAATGCTGCTGTCCTTGACATGAACGAGGAAACCGGAGCCGCTCTGGCCAAGGAACTTGGGTCATCCATCCGCTTCTTCCAGTGCGACGTGACGGACACCGAGAGCATTGCGTCCGTCGTGGAGTCAACCCTGGAATGGATCAAGGAGACTGGGAAGCCTCTCGGTGGAATCATCCCCGCCGCCGGGGTTGGAAGTCCGGGTTTG ATGCTTGACAAGTCCCTGAACCCACTTTCCTTGTCGTCCATCGACTTTGTCCTCTCCATCAATCTCCGTGGTGTCCTCGATCTCGTGCGCCAGTTCCTTCCTGCTCTCGCTTCTTCCCCGGCCTACGGTCCTGACGGCGAGCACGGTGTTGTTATTATGGTTGCCAGCTCTGCCGCCTTTGATGGTCAGATGGGTCAGGTTTCTTATGCCGCCAGCAAGGGCGCTGTTGCGGCCATGACGCTGCCCATGGCTCGGGATCTATCCCGATTTGGAATCAGAGTCGTCACCATTGCGCCGAGCATGTTTGACTCGGCTATGACGGCCATGATGAGCGACAAGGTGAGGACGGGGCTGAAGAAGGCGATGGAGTTTCCTTCACGGGCGGGTCAGCCAGAAGAGTTTGCTTCCTTGGCCAGGCAGGCGATTGAGAATGTCATGTTGAACGGGGTAGTCATTCGGCTGGACGGCGCCACGAGGATGCCCAGCAAATTGTAA
- a CDS encoding D-isomer specific 2-hydroxyacid dehydrogenase gives MSLLSTSLRRGSRLFATMSSSPLKVAVLDDYQGISEPKFKALDASKYEVSFFKDTLRPYNHPDTTQDVKDQLVKRLEPFTVISTMRERTPFPRELISRLPNLKLLLTTGNRNLGLDLDAFKERGIPVAGAVDKSNPGSVGSVSTTEHCVTMILAAARNVAQDDRAVKTGGWQTVPAVSLRGKTLGTVGLGRLGVAVAKIMSVAFGMKVVAWSSNLTQEKADEQAAKAGLPVEDAQTGEKTFKVVSKEELFSTADVVSVHLVLSDRSKGGIAKKDLELMKKTAIFVNTSRGPLVVEEDLLQVLEQGKIRAAALDVFNLEPLPLDSKWRTTKWGEDGRSRVLLTPHMGYVEEDTLSGWYDQQIENLERWVKGEQLSLSLY, from the exons ATGTCGCTCTTGTCCACATCTCTTAGACGCGGTTCCAGGCTCTTCGCAACAATGTCCTCTTCTCCACTAAAGGTCGCAGTCCTCGATGACTACCAGGGCATTTCGGAACCAAAATTCAAGGCTTTGGACGCGTCAAAGTACGAagtctccttcttcaaggACACCCTCCGCCCGTATAACCACCCCGACACTACTCAAGATGTGAAGGATCAGCTTGTCAAGAGGCTGGAGCCCTTCACTGTCATCT CAACAATGAGAGAACGCACCCCCTTCCCACGCGAGCTCATCTCCCGCCTCCCTAACCTcaagctcctcctcaccaccggCAACCGCAACCTGGGCTTGGACTTGGACGCCTTCAAGGAGCGGGGCATCCCCGTCGCCGGCGCCGTCGACAAGTCCAACCCAGGCAGCGTCGGTTCCGTCAGCACCACCGAGCACTGCGTCACCATgatcctcgccgccgcccgcaACGTAGCCCAGGACGACCGGGCCGTCAAGACGGGCGGGTGGCAGACCGTTCCCGCCGTCAGCCTACGGGGCAAGACCTTGGGTACTGTTGGCCTGGGCAGACTTGGCGTGGCGGTGGCCAAGATTATGAGTGTCGCTTTTGGCATGAAGGTCGTTGCTTGGAGCAGCAACCTCACGCAGGAGAAGGCGGACGAGCAGGCTGCCAAGGCCGGCTTGCCGGTGGAGGATGCGCAGACGGGCGAGAAGACGTTCAAGGTGGTCAGCAAGGAGGAGCTGTTTAGTACGGCGGACGTAGTGAGCGTGCATTTGGTTTTGTCGGATCGGTCGAAGGGTGGGATCGCCAAGAAGGATCTGgagttgatgaagaagacggcCATCTTTGTGAACACGTCGCGCGGACCGCTCGTGGTCGAGGAGGATCTGCTCCAAGTGTTGGAGCAGGGCAAGATCagggcggcggcgctggATGTGTTCAACTTGGAGCCGTTGCCGTTGGATAGCAAGTGGAGGACAACCAAGTGGGGAGAGGACGGGCGGAGCAGAGTGCTGCTTACACCCCATATGGGGTATGTTGAGGAGGATACGCTTTCCGGGTGGTATGATCAACAAATTGAGAACTTGGAGAGATGGGTGAAGGGCGAGCAGTTGAGTTTGAGCTTGTATTAG
- a CDS encoding NAD dependent epimerase/dehydratase, translated as MASAIVLGATGIIGRELIKELSAHPSQWKSIHALSRSKKEDFGSPSVQQHHIDLLNSAQDMAKDLSAIRDLDAVEHVFFCAWLQKATEKENADVNGAMLQNFLDALEITGAVSKLKRIVLVTGCKQYGVHLGQAKVPMLESDPWLRDESKWPPNFYYRQQDILTAFCGEGSKHPEISWTVTYPNDVIGYASGNFMNLATDIAIYAAVNKELGRDLEFPGNETFYTKFDVFTSSKLHAQFCVWAVQEPKTANEGFNVFNGDVQSWQDLWPRVAKHFGMKVKADQFASPAPKDLANLVQLTEKAPQPVTMLAKELGLEGAKSIPPSQLEQRISLVKWSKTEEVKQAWNRLAEREGLQKDALEKATWAFTDFILGRNYDVVGSMSKAREAGWTGYMDTWKSLVDTFGELEEARVIPKTH; from the exons ATGGCTTCAGCAATCGTCCTCGGCGCGACCG GTATTATCGGCCGCGAGTTAATCAAGGAGCTATCCGCCCACCCTTCCCAATGGAAGTCCATCCATGCTCTCTCTCGCTCCAAGAAAGAAGACTTCGGCAGCCCTAGcgtccagcagcaccacATCGACCTGCTCAACTCCGCCCAGGACATGGCCAAGGACCTTTCAGCCATACGCGACCTAGATGCCGTCGAGCACGTCTTCTTCTGCGCCTGGCTGCAAAAGGCCACGGAGAAAGAAAACGCGGACGTCAACGGTGCCATGCTCCAGAACTTCCTGGACGCCCTCGAAATCACCGGCGCTGTCTCCAAGCTCAAGCGTATTGTTTTGGTCACCGGTTGCAAGCAGTACGGCGTGCACTTGGGCCAGGCCAAGGTCCCGATGCTCGAGTCCGACCCTTGGTTGCGCGACGAAAGCAAGTGGCCGCCCAACTTCTACTATCGCCAGCAGGATATCCTCACGGCCTTCTGCGGCGAGGGAAGCAAGCACCCGGAGATCAGCTGGACTGTGACCTACCCCAACGACGTCATCGGGTATGCCAGCGGTAACTTTATGAACCTGGCTACGGATATCGCCATCTACGCGGCTGTGAACAAGGAGCTCGGTCGGGATCTGGAATTCCCAGGCAACGAGACTTTCTATACCAAGTTCGACGTCTTCACCAGCAGCAAGCTGCACGCGCAGTTCTGCGTGTGGGCGGTGCAGGAGCCCAAGACGGCGAATGAAGGCTTCAACGTGTTCAACGGCGACGTGCAGAGCTGGCAGGATCTGTGGCCTAGAGTGGCGAAGCATTTCGGGATGAAGGTTAAGGCGGACCAATTCGCTTCTCCTGCTCCCAAAGATCTGGCGAATCTGGTCCAGCTCACCGAGAAAGCGCCGCAGCCCGTGACAATGCTGGCGAAGGAGCTCGGACTGGAGGGAGCCAAGTCGATCCCGCCTAGTCAGCTGGAGCAGAGGATCAGTTTGGTGAAGTGGTCCAAGACCGAGGAGGTGAAGCAGGCCTGGAACAGGCTTGCCGAGAGAGAGGGGTTGCAGAAGGATGCTTTGGAGAAGGCGACTTGGGCGTTTACTGACTTTATTTTGGGGAGAAACTATGATGTGGTGGGTAGCATGAGCAAGGCTAGGGAGGCTGGGTGGACTGG ATACATGGACACGTGGAAGTCGCTGGTGGACACTTTCGGCGAACTTGAGGAGGCGCGTGTCATCCCCAAGACTCACTGA